Part of the Terrisporobacter glycolicus ATCC 14880 = DSM 1288 genome is shown below.
TTGCAGAGCAAAACTTAGTAAGTTTAGGTCATGTTACTATAGTATTTGATGGGTCAGCAGAAGCTTCTTTACCAGGAAGTATATATGTTGAAAGTTTAGAGGTACCAAAACTATCAATCGGTAGTGAAATATTAATAAAAAAATAATTAATACTTTATATTGAAAAAAAATCAGTTACTTCTGTATAGAGGTAACTGATTTTTTCTAATAATTGTATACAAAATTTAGGAGGTAATTATGGAGTTAATATTAGATACAGCAAATTTAGAGGACATAAAAGATCTGTACACTCATTTAATTATAGATGGTGTGACTACTAATCCAAGTATAGTTTCAAAAGAAGGGAAAGATTTTGAAATACTTATAAAAGAGATTGATGAAATTATAGGCCAAGATACACCAATACATGCACAAGTAGTAAGTACAGAATTTGAAGATATAATAGAAGAAGCTTTATTTATAAGTAGTATAAGAAAGAATATGTATGTAAAAATACCAGTAACAAAAGATGGGCTAAGAGCTATAAAAGAACTTAAAAAACAAGGAATAAAGATAACTGCAACAGCAATATTTACTGCACATCAAGGTTTTTTAGCTGCAAAAGCCGGTGCTGATTATGTTGCACCTTACGTTAATAGATTAGACAACATTAGTGCAGATGGAATATCAGTAGTAAGTGATTTAGTTAGAATATTAAATACTTATAATATGAAAACAAAGGTACTTGCTGCTAGCTTTAAAAACTGCCAACAAGTTTTAGAATTAATGAAATCAGGTGTTCATAGTGTAACTGTACCATCAGATATATGTAGTGCAATGATGAACCATCCTTTAACTAGTTGGAGCGTAGATAAATTTACTGAAGATTGGTATGGTGCTTTTGGAGAAGATACAACAACAAAGAAAAAGTAATGAATAGGGGGAAAGACTATGTATTATGACTATCATATGCACTCGAGTTTTTCTGAAGATAGTAAAACACCTATGGATGATATGATAAAAAAATCTATAGAATTAGGTCTAAAAGAGATATGCTTTACTGAGCATATAGACTATAGTGTAATAATAGATGATGAAGAAAGAGATATTAGTGTAGACTATAAGGATTATTTTTCTAGATTGAATTATTTTAATGAACTTTACAAAAATGATATCACTATAAAAAAGGGAATAGAAATGGGACTGCAAGGTCATGTACTAGATAGATGTTTAGAAGATGTCATCAATAACGACTTTGATTTTGTTATAGCATCAATTCATACAATTGATAAGCAGGAGTTGATAGGAAAAAAATTCTATCAAGACAAAACTCAATTAGAAGCCTATAGACAGTACTATGAAACTTTGTACGGTGTGATGAAGAAATTTAAAAATTATTCTGTACTTGGTCATGTTGATATTGTTAAAAGGTACGGTGATTTAAACAATATAATAGACGATAAGGTATTTGGTGATGAAATTGATGAAATATTAAAAATGGTAATACATGAAGGTAAAGGAATAGAGATTAATACATCTTGTTTTAGATACAAATTACCAGATTTAACTCCTTCATCATATATATTAAAAAGATATAGAGAACTTGGAGGGGAAATTATTACTACAGGTTCAGATTCTCATAATCCAGCTCAAGTGGCTCATGAATTTAAAAGAATTTATGAAAATTTAAAAGATATGGGATACAAATATGTCTGTACTTTTGACAAAATGAAGCCTAACTTTATAAGTTTATAGACAATAAAAAGGTGGTATCAAAAAAGATACCGCCTTTTTGCTAATACATTTGTTTGAAACCTTCCCCAAGTGCTTCGTGAACATCTGTAATAACTACAAATGCATTATGGTCAACACTTTTGACGATTTTTCTAAGAGTAGATACCTCTCTTTTACCGACTACAACAAGTAAAGCATCTTTTTCTTCTTTTGTATAACCACCTTTGGCACTTAAAATAGTAACTCCTCTATTCATTTTTTCTAATATAGCATTAGATATTTCATCTGGTGAATTTGATATAATAGTAAAAGATTTGGCACTATAAAAACCTTGCACAACCATATCGCTTACTACAACAGCAACGTATAATCCTAGTGCAGAGTATAAACCAATCTCTATTTTTCCTGTAGCGAATATTGATGACATAACTACTATAAAATCCGCTACTCCCATTAATTTGGGAACACTAATGGATGGAAGCCATCTGTTTAATATTAGACCTATTAAATCTGTACCACCTGTTGTTCCGTTGATATTAAATATTACACCAAGCCCTAATCCTAAAATTACTCCACCAGTAAGAGTTGATAATAAGACGTCGTTAGTAATTTGGAAATTTTCGAAATTTTCGAATAAATTTAGCGCTAAAGTAAAGAAAACTATTCCGGATAACGTTTTCAAACATTCTCTTTTTGTTAGAACTTTGTATGCTAAGATAAATAATGGCACATTAAAAATTAAGTTCACAAACCATAAGGGGATGTTAAACAGATAATTGATTATTACTGCTAATCCTGTTAATCCTCCAGGAGCAATTGAATGAGGATCAAAGAACAATACAAAAGATAATGCCATCAAAAGACATCC
Proteins encoded:
- the fsa gene encoding fructose-6-phosphate aldolase; amino-acid sequence: MELILDTANLEDIKDLYTHLIIDGVTTNPSIVSKEGKDFEILIKEIDEIIGQDTPIHAQVVSTEFEDIIEEALFISSIRKNMYVKIPVTKDGLRAIKELKKQGIKITATAIFTAHQGFLAAKAGADYVAPYVNRLDNISADGISVVSDLVRILNTYNMKTKVLAASFKNCQQVLELMKSGVHSVTVPSDICSAMMNHPLTSWSVDKFTEDWYGAFGEDTTTKKK
- a CDS encoding histidinol-phosphatase HisJ family protein — its product is MYYDYHMHSSFSEDSKTPMDDMIKKSIELGLKEICFTEHIDYSVIIDDEERDISVDYKDYFSRLNYFNELYKNDITIKKGIEMGLQGHVLDRCLEDVINNDFDFVIASIHTIDKQELIGKKFYQDKTQLEAYRQYYETLYGVMKKFKNYSVLGHVDIVKRYGDLNNIIDDKVFGDEIDEILKMVIHEGKGIEINTSCFRYKLPDLTPSSYILKRYRELGGEIITTGSDSHNPAQVAHEFKRIYENLKDMGYKYVCTFDKMKPNFISL
- a CDS encoding YitT family protein, with protein sequence MGEQKISLKEFLYETFLLIMGCLLMALSFVLFFDPHSIAPGGLTGLAVIINYLFNIPLWFVNLIFNVPLFILAYKVLTKRECLKTLSGIVFFTLALNLFENFENFQITNDVLLSTLTGGVILGLGLGVIFNINGTTGGTDLIGLILNRWLPSISVPKLMGVADFIVVMSSIFATGKIEIGLYSALGLYVAVVVSDMVVQGFYSAKSFTIISNSPDEISNAILEKMNRGVTILSAKGGYTKEEKDALLVVVGKREVSTLRKIVKSVDHNAFVVITDVHEALGEGFKQMY